From the genome of Mucilaginibacter paludis DSM 18603:
TGCACAGTATCTCAAAACCACGTTATTCGATGGTTGTAAACCTTGAATAACGGAGCGCCGAATTGGAAATATTACTTTTCGTCCAAATCAGGTTGCCGGTATGCGTGGTAAATTAAACAACAGCTATATTTCAACCCCTCATTCTCACTTATTCAACATTTATTGTGTAATTTCCCAGCATACTCATTTCTTAACATGAAGCTGTTCTATTCTATTTTAATTGTTATGTTAACCATCAATGTGGCAAAGGGCCAGTCAAACCGGGTTGACAAAGTAGTGGATTCTTGTATTACAAAAAGAAATTTTAATGGGGCAGTTTTAATAGCCCGAAATGGCAAAATAGATTATATAAAATACACTGGTTTAGCAAATCGTCATTATAATATTCCATTCTCCGCTAAAAGCAGATTTCAGATATTTTCGGTAACCAAAACGTTCACTGCCGTACTGATTATGCAACTGTACCAACAAGGCAAGATCAATCTTGATTCAACAATAGCGGCCTATTACCCAGAATACAAAGGCGAAGCCGCTCACAAAGTAACTGTCAGGAACTTGCTAACTTATAGTAGTGGCCGCTATTTAAAAGAAATGGATCCCAAGTTTATTCCGGAAGCTTATGACCAAAATTTGTGGCCGGTTGATACGTTCATTAACCGATATTGCTCCGAGAAATTGATTGATACCCCAGGTACTAAATTCAATTATAGCAATGGCGATTATATTTTACTGGGCAGGATAATAGAGAAGATCTACAAAAAGCCATTTGATGTGATCCTGCGTGAAAAAATACTCATGCCACTTAAAATGCTTAATACCAACTACCTGCGTCATGAAGATATTGTACCGGATCTGGACGAAGGCTATCGCAATAAGGAGGGTAGCGTTGACTCCTTGATCATGCCCACTAACCATTATATCGATAATCATTTTTCTGCTGGAGCGATGTATTCTACGGCACAAGATTTATTAATTTTTGACCAGGCTATTTTTAGCCATACACTGCTTAAAAAATCGACGGTGGATACTATGTTAACTTCTTATCCAAAACTGGGTGATGTAGCCTTTGGCTTTTGGGTATATCCCAGAAAGATAGGTAATACAAATACCGTTTTTGCTGAGAGACAAGGTGGTGGCTACGGTAACGAATCGAACTGGGTACACTTGATAGATAAAGGAGTAACGCTCATATTGTTGTCGAATACTGAAACTACTGATTTAAACAAAATGAGATTAGATGTATTAAATGTTTACTTAAATAGCAAACAGGTTCGCAATTGAGCTATTGTATTAATAGGTCAATTACCTGTCGCATATGTCTTTGCTTATGGTCATCATGCTAAGTAGGCCAGCAATGCAGCTTATACTTCTCCGCTATATTTTATTAATTTAATACCGTTACGGTGTGTAGGTTTTGATCACCCTGTCAAGTACTGTTTTAAAATTGGTTTGATAGGCGGGTTTCTGGTCATTATTAATGAGCACTAAGTCTGTATGCTTTACCGGCTTACCATCTACAAACTCATAAATGCTTGATAACAGTAAAGATTTACCTGGCTGTATGTTTCTCCACAAAAAAGCGGAGGGCCTTGGTATGGCTTGTTATGGCTATCTTTTAATTGAGCCTCTTTTTGAAGCACCACCGACTTGCCATACCGTTGAGATACATACTTATAGATTGCTTCTGATTCTGCAGTGGTTTCAAATCCAATAATGACCCCAACTAATCTCTTCTCTTCGATAGAGTTGAGCAAAAATGCAACAAACAATGTTCCGTTAATAACACAGGCCCAAAACTGTAACCTCCAATATCATAAGTGGTATAAGCCGGTAAAGAGGTTAATGGTTCTGATCTATCGGCAGATTTTTTACGATCTTTTACGATAACCCGCGGATCTTCTCTAAATGTCAATTTCTCTAAATCCACTTTTTGTTGTGCGCTACATGAATAGCCCACTAAAGCTGTTAGTAAAATATTAATAATCGTTTCATCAAATTTTTAATCAACATAAAATTTGCACTGATACCGGATACATATTCTAAACTCTTTATCACAGCAAACTTGGTTATCAGCCCCCAATGCTACCGCAAGGTACTGTCGCTTGTGGCTTGCTCATGCCAGTCATACCCACAAAACCTGCACTGCTTCGCCTGTGGTGTCCTGGCCAATTTACCGCACTTAGGGCACCAATTGAAAAACACTTCATTAGGCTGCTCTTTTAATATACGCTCTGCGCAGTTTAATATAAACTTTACATATCCCTCCTCCAATTGCGCTAATATTTCAGGCTCGTCGGTTAACCACTGATTGCGCAGATATATTTTAGTTCGTATTTCGCTATCGGGCATTTCGCGTAACTTCAACGAGTGGCGATGATGCTTTAATGCTATCATTTCCGGCTCAGTAAGCAGGCCCATGTAATGTGTGATAATATAGTTTGCATTTCCAGGCGTTACTGTCTCCATTTTATAAATATCGCAAAAAAATAAAACAATTCTACCTGCGCAAATACACTGCGCAGCACCTCTTCATCTTTGTATCAACAAAACAAAAAAGGAGGTTCAAAATGAAATTCAACCTGTTAAGCAAAACAAAAACACAAACGGTTAACCATGCCGGCGAAAAGGCGTTTACGCTATCGGCGGAGATGGAGCTGTACACAGCCGTGGTTACCTGGAGCTTAAACGATAGTTTTTACGAGAAAGACGAGGCACGTTTAAACCGCTTGCGTCACCTGATATATGCCTGCGAGCCACGCTTTGTAGCCAAGCTGGCGGTGTATGCCCGCACCAAAATGTATATGCGTTCGGTACCGCTGGTGCTGGTTACCGAATTGGCTAAGCTGCACTCGGGCGATAACCTGGTCGCCCGGGCAACGGCAGGGGTAGTTAACCGTGCGGACGAGATCACAGAGCTATTGGCCTGCTACGAATTGCTAAACCAACGCACCGGCACCAAAAAGCTGAACCGGCTGAGCAAGCAATTGCAAAAAGGACTAAGCGAAGCCTTTAACCGTTTCGATGGGTACCAGTTTGCCAAGTACAACCGCGATGGCGCTATCAAACTGCGCGATGCCTTGTTTTTGGTTCACCCACGGGCAAAGGATGATGCACAGCAAGAGCTGTTCAACAAAATAGTGAACGGTACTTTAGAAACGCCTTACACCTGGGAGGTGGAGTTATCGGCCATCGGCCAGGTACACTACGAGAGCGATGCGGCTAAGGCATTGGCCTTCCGCGCCAAGTGGGAAGAGCTGATAGACAGCGGCAAGTTAGGTTACATGGCTTTATTGCGTAACCTGCGCAACATACAAGAGGCGGGAGTAAGCTATGCACATTTCGAGAAGGTATGCGCCCGTTTGGCTGATGCCGGTGAGGTAGCTAAGGCCGAGCAGTTCCCGTTCCGTTATTTGGCGGCTTATCGCGAGCTGATCAATCCTGTAGTTAGCAAAGTACCTGCGCCAGGTGTATTGGCAAAGCTAACCGCTTTAATGCAAGGCAGTAACAAAGGTTACACTGGTGAACTGTTGAGCGCTTTAGAAAAAGCTGTACAGGCAAGCGCAGTCAACATCAAAGGTTTCGACGAGGACACCCGTGTGCTGTTAGCCTGCGATGTTTCGGGATCTATGCAGGTACCGGTATCTGCCAAAAGCAAGATACTCTTATACGATGTGGGCTTGATGCTGGCCATGCTGTTGCAAAGCCGTTGTAAAAACGTGGAGGTAGGTATGTTTGGCGACAAATGGAAAACCATCAGCGTACCACGCCATAACATATTAGGTAACGTACAGGAGTTTTACCGCCGCGAGGGCGAGGTGGGTTATGCCACTAACGGCTACCTGATTATCAAAGATATATTACAGCGTAAGGTACAACTGGACAAGGTATTTTTATTTACCGATGGCCAGTTATGGAACAGCAACAACACTGCCGACCATATCCAAACTTTATGGTTACGGTACAAGGCCGAGGTATCGCCAAGCGCGAAACTCTACCTGTTCGACCTGAAAGGCTACGGACAAGCGCCATTGCAAATATTACGCAATGATGTGTACCTGGTAGCCGGCTGGAGCGATAAAGTTTTTGAGGTGTTAGCAGCCTTAGAAAACGGTGGCTCGGCGCTGGATGCTATTAATAAAACAGAGCTGTAGAGCCCCCCAGCCCCCTAAAGGGGGAGCTTTTGATTTGCGTATTCAGCTTTTGCAAGTCAGTTTCCCCTTTAGGGGGGTTAGGGGCTTATAAAAGAAGGTGTCGTAAATAAGTCTTACTTCGATTAGGGACGCAGGGGTTGGCGGTTCGAGTCCGTTCCCGCAAGGGTAGCTCAATTGGATAGAGCACTGTGAAAGATTGGCTTGTTGACTGTTGCCCTTCTTTTAAAGATATTGAAAATAAAAAGGTGTCGTAAACAGGTGTTACTTCGCAATCCAAAACTGGTGTCGTCGGTTCAAGTCCGACCCTTGAAAAAGGTAGCTCAGATGGTTAGAGCACAGAGAAAAAAGCACTTGTTAACTGTTACCCTTTTTAACAAAAAACGAATTGAACATATAAGGATGCCGTAGAAACGGGTTACTTCGCTCATGAAGGGGGTGGGCAGTGTGGTGTAAGCTATGCTGAGGGTTCGAGTCCCTACAAGCGAGCCCCCGTCCCGCGTTCGCCTGTCGCTCCTTATAAAATATAAAAGGTGTCGTAAACGAGTGTTACTTCATAACGCTGCGGTCGCCGGTTCGAGTCCGGCCCTGTAAAAAGGTACCTCAGTTGGATTAGAGGACAGCACAAAACCATAGTCACTTGTTGCTTTTTACCCTTTTTCAAGATATAAAAGAAGATGCCGTAGATCAGCGTTACTTCGACTGTCAATCGCAAATACCAATCGCTGGTTACCTGTTGCTCTTCTTTTAAAACCTGAAAGGTGCCGTAAACTGGTGATACTTCGGTTAGAGCGTCCCGAAAGGGAAGGCCGGTGGTTCAAATCCACCCGGCGATTTAGGTCGCAAGTAGCTCAGTAAAAACTCACCGGTTGCTTTTTGCCCTTTTTTAAAACATAATGAAAGATGCCGTAAGTGTGTGATACTTCGCCTGGTGAAACCGTGTAAGCGGTAGGGTTCGACTCCCATAAGACACATGCTGACTATTGCTCTTTCATTTATATTTTGTAACCTTATATCATTGAATTTATGACGGAAACTATCCTCCAAAAACTGCTCGAACTGGAGCAATCGGAAAATATAAAAATACTGTACGCCTGCGAATCAGGCAGCCGGGCCTGGGGCTTTGCCTCGCCTGATAGTGATTTTGACGTTCGCTTTATATACGTCAGACCGGTTAACAATTACCTGGGTATAACCGAGCTGCCAGATCATGTGGGGCTTCCTGTTAACGAGGTGCTGGACATAGGTGGTTGGGATATCAAAAAATCACTAACGCTATTTCTGAAATCAAACAGTACACTGTACGAATGGCTGCAATCGCCAATCGTATATCAGGAGCATACCGCTTTCGCTGATGATCTGCATAAGCTGATGCCGGAATACTTTTCATTACGATCAGGTGCTAACCATTACCTGTCAATGGCATATAATACACTCCGGGACGACCTACAAACCGAAGAGGTTAAGCTGAAACGTTATTTCTACTCCCTTCGCCCGGCGTTGGCGTGTTTGTGGATAATAGAAAAGCAAACGGTACCGCCGATGGAATTTGAGCCTTTAAGGGGCATGATAACCAATACTGAAGTTCAAAATGCCATAGATGAGTTACTTGAAAAGAAAAAAGATGCGGTTGAAAAAGCAATGATAGCACCTGTTACAATACTTAACCAATGGCTGAGTGATACGCTTGATTGGTGCAAAGAGCGTATATCTGAGCTTCCGTCCGAAAAGAAGTACCCTGATGAATTGAATAAGCTCTTTAGAAAATATATCCAGCCATGAACTACGAGCAGTTAAAACAGCAAAAAGAACTGATCCTGCTGGATTGTATCAGCGGTAGTATAGCTTATAACCTGAATGTTACAGGCTCTGATGTGGATAAGAAAGGTATATTCATTATGCCGCAAAAGCAGCTTTATGGATTTGAGCGACAAGATCAGATAGCCAATTCCACCAACGATGAAGTATACTTTGAGATAGGCCGTTTCCTGGAGCTATTGACGAAAAATAATCCCAACATACTGGAACTGTTAAGTACGCCAAAAGAACACATCTTATTTCGCCACCCGTTAATGGACCTGATCAAACCGGAAGATTTCCTATCAAAA
Proteins encoded in this window:
- a CDS encoding TROVE domain-containing protein, producing MKFNLLSKTKTQTVNHAGEKAFTLSAEMELYTAVVTWSLNDSFYEKDEARLNRLRHLIYACEPRFVAKLAVYARTKMYMRSVPLVLVTELAKLHSGDNLVARATAGVVNRADEITELLACYELLNQRTGTKKLNRLSKQLQKGLSEAFNRFDGYQFAKYNRDGAIKLRDALFLVHPRAKDDAQQELFNKIVNGTLETPYTWEVELSAIGQVHYESDAAKALAFRAKWEELIDSGKLGYMALLRNLRNIQEAGVSYAHFEKVCARLADAGEVAKAEQFPFRYLAAYRELINPVVSKVPAPGVLAKLTALMQGSNKGYTGELLSALEKAVQASAVNIKGFDEDTRVLLACDVSGSMQVPVSAKSKILLYDVGLMLAMLLQSRCKNVEVGMFGDKWKTISVPRHNILGNVQEFYRREGEVGYATNGYLIIKDILQRKVQLDKVFLFTDGQLWNSNNTADHIQTLWLRYKAEVSPSAKLYLFDLKGYGQAPLQILRNDVYLVAGWSDKVFEVLAALENGGSALDAINKTEL
- a CDS encoding serine hydrolase domain-containing protein, with amino-acid sequence MLTINVAKGQSNRVDKVVDSCITKRNFNGAVLIARNGKIDYIKYTGLANRHYNIPFSAKSRFQIFSVTKTFTAVLIMQLYQQGKINLDSTIAAYYPEYKGEAAHKVTVRNLLTYSSGRYLKEMDPKFIPEAYDQNLWPVDTFINRYCSEKLIDTPGTKFNYSNGDYILLGRIIEKIYKKPFDVILREKILMPLKMLNTNYLRHEDIVPDLDEGYRNKEGSVDSLIMPTNHYIDNHFSAGAMYSTAQDLLIFDQAIFSHTLLKKSTVDTMLTSYPKLGDVAFGFWVYPRKIGNTNTVFAERQGGGYGNESNWVHLIDKGVTLILLSNTETTDLNKMRLDVLNVYLNSKQVRN
- a CDS encoding nucleotidyltransferase domain-containing protein yields the protein MTETILQKLLELEQSENIKILYACESGSRAWGFASPDSDFDVRFIYVRPVNNYLGITELPDHVGLPVNEVLDIGGWDIKKSLTLFLKSNSTLYEWLQSPIVYQEHTAFADDLHKLMPEYFSLRSGANHYLSMAYNTLRDDLQTEEVKLKRYFYSLRPALACLWIIEKQTVPPMEFEPLRGMITNTEVQNAIDELLEKKKDAVEKAMIAPVTILNQWLSDTLDWCKERISELPSEKKYPDELNKLFRKYIQP